Within the Flavobacterium sp. N502536 genome, the region AATTATTCCAATACCAGCTTACAGCCTCTTTTAAACCTTCTTGTAAGGAGTATTTTGGATCATACCCCAATACAGTCCTCGCTTTATCGATACTTGCTAATGAATGCGGAATATCTCCTGCCCGATTAGGTCCGTAAACAATTTCTACCTCTCCAATTTTTGAATCGAACTCACTCAAATATTCTTTTAAATATCCAATCAAATCATTTAAAGAATTTCGATCACCAAAGGCTGTATTGTAAACCGTATTAATTGCAGCAGGATCCTGGCTTGTCATTGCCAATTCGTTCATCTGAATTACATTATCGATATAAGTAAAATCACGAGAATAATTTCCATCACCATTAATCACTGGACTTTCATATTTCATGAGTTGCATCACAAACTTCGGAATTACCGCTGCATAGGCTCCATTAGGATCTTGCTTTCTTCCGAAAACATTAAAATACCGCAATCCGATAGTTTCCAATCCATAGGTTCTACTAAAAATCTCAGCATATAATTCATTTACATACTTTGTGATGGCATACGGAGACAGGGGGTTCCCTATAACTTCTTCTACCTTTGGTAATCCTTGAGAATCTCCATAGGTTGATGAACTTGCTGCATATATAAATCTTTTAACTTTTGCATCACGAGCAGCAACCAACATATTTAAAAAGCCGGAGACATTTACATCATTTGTTGTAACAGGATCATTGATTGATCTCGGAACAGAACCTAAAGCAGCCTGATGCAAAACATAATCGACTCCTTCAACTGCCAAAACACAATCAGCACTATTTCGAATATCACCTTCAATTAATTTAAAATTAGAGTTCGAAATAAAATTCTTTAAATTATGGTGATGCCCCGTTGAAAAATTATCCAGACAAATTACTTTATGACCAAGTCCTAAAAAATACTCAGACAAATTCGATCCAATAAATCCTGCGCCGCCAGTAATCAAAATTGTATATTGTTTTGATGTATCCATTTATTTCGAATTATTTTTTATTGAATTTCTTCAAAATACTGCTCCACAAACTTACTTTCACTTCCTCATCATGGTAACCATTTGCATAAGCACCATAACCATATCCATAAGCGGCACCGTATTTTGCCTTATTCTCATAGCCATTTAAAACGATGCTGGCATTATTCAACTCACCTCTTTTAACCCTGGTATTCAGCAAGGTAATCATGTCCTTTTTGGTATAATTCTGTCTTACTATATACAGCGTTACATCTGCAAATTGTGCCAATTCTAATGCATCCGAAACTAACCCAACCGGAGGCGTATCCAAAATAATATAATCATACTTTTGCTTCAGTTCCAGAATTAATTCCCTCATCGCATCACTCAGAATAAGCTCTGAAGGATTTGGCGGAATTGGCCCTGAAAGTATAACGTCAAGATTGGGAATCTGCGTCTGGTTTGTAATTTCACTTAAACTATTTTGTTTAATGAGGTAATTCACAACACCTATTTGATTCTTCAAATTAAACTCATCTGCCAATCTGGGTTTTCTCAAATCCAAACCAAGAATTACGGTTTTCTTTTCACTTAAAGCAAATACTGTCGCGATATTGATCGAACAAAAAGTCTTCCCTTCACCACTTATAGACGAGGTAATCATTAACGTTTTTGAACCGCTTACCTGTTGCTTTTTATACAAAAATTGCAAAGAAGAACGAATCGCTCTAAATGCTTCAGATAATGCCGATTTTGGCTTGTCAAATACAGCCAGATTCAATGAGTCTTTGTTTACACCAATGATTCCAATTAATGGTATTTGCGTCAATTTACTAACGTCTTCGGTATTTTGAATCGAGTTATTCACAAAGAAAATTCCAAAAACGAATAACAACGGAAGTAGTGTACCCAGAAACAAGGCCAATACATAATTCACAGAAGTTTTAGGACCGATTAATCCGCCTCCAATATCTTTCGCAGGATCAATAAAATGAATGTCTGACAAATTGGATGCTTTTACAATCTCAGCTTCATTTCTTTTTTTCAGAAACTCCGTATAAATATTGTCGCTTAGGTCATATTTTCGTTGAATCTTCAACAATTCCTGTTGTTCTTCCGGAAGTTTTTTTACAGTACTTTCTGCCTGACCTATTTTCGCATTTACCATAGCTAAATCGGTCAGTAATGATCCTTTTGCAGAAGCTATATTTTCTAATAAAACACTTTTTATAGCCTGCATTTGACTGTCAAAATCCTTGAAAATCTTATCGCTTTTTACCGCATAAGCCATTTCTGATCTTTGTGTAGAAAGCGCAATAAGTTTCGACACATTCACAACAACATTTGGATCTTCAATCCCTGCTACTGTAGGAGCTGGCAATCTTGAATAATCGTTGCTATTATTTAAATACGATTTTAAAGAATTATAATAAGCAATTTTTCTTGTGACCTGATCTTTTTCAACATCAAAATCCATTATTTTATCCGAAACCTTAGCACCTCCACCTTCAATTTCGTAAATATTTTTATCTTTTCTGAACGATTTCAGCTCATTACCTGTTTGCTTCAATTGCGTTTCCATAGCAATAAGAGTACTATCGATAAATCGAATGGTATTTGTCGCAAACTGATTTTTCCCATCAAGCTGAATTTTGATTAACATCTTTACTGTCGAATTCAAATACTCAACCATTCTGGCTTTGTTCGTCCCCTGCATTCCAAGGGTCAGGATCGAACCTCCTTTCTCGTCAGAGTCAACACTTACTCCTCTATAGCGCGATACTGTTCCGTCAAAATCATTAAATCGGACAAAATACTCGTTTCCGGTATATAAACCCGGGTTGTCATTTATCTGTAAATTCCAATTTAAAAAAGGAAGCACAACCGGTTCCCCCGTTTTACATCTTCTTACATATTCTTTGGGCTGAATCGCAGTATTGCTATACGTTTTAGTGGAGTAATTAATTAAGGATGCCGAGTTAGTTTCAAACGGAATTCGGATCTCATACACATTTGGGCTTAAAAACTTAATTCCAATTAAGGTATTAGCGAGCTGTGCTTTTGTTTTGTCAATTTTTATATAAAAAGGAACCGCACCGTAAGCATCAACTAAATTGTATTTTCCCTGAACAAGATAATCAATATAAAACTGTAATTTATCCACAACCAACTCGTTGTGTGATCTCGATTGTATCACAGTTGTGATTCCGTTTACCTGATCTGAAACACCACCCCAATTAAAAACTAAACTTGTATTGGAGGTAAAAAAAGGATTTCGTTCTTCCTTAATCGAAACCATAGTCTGCATTCCGTAAATTTTTTCTTTACGAATGTTTACCTGATAGGCGATAGCAAAAGCTATTATCAGACTGACTAAAAACAATTTCCAATAACTGGCTATTTTCAGCAAGAATCCCTTAAAATCAAAATTTGAATGATTTTCAAAAATGGAAAAATCTTTTATATCTAACATCTTTTGAATTTAATTTTAGTTTTTAAGCAACAAATATACCGTTGTCGCCAAAGACAAAACCGTAATAATTGTAGTAATCGATTCTATCCCTGTTTTTCCTGTTCCCCAAGATTTTTGCTTAACCGGTTTCACATAAATATAATCGTTAGGCTGTAAATAAAAATAAGGTGATTTCATTACATTTATATCCGTCAGATCTATATCCTGCATCTGAACACCTGTTGGCGTTTGACGAATTACAGTTACTGCTTTTCTATTACCTGTAATGGAGATATCTCCAGCATTTGCAATAGCTTCCATAATATTTACATGTTCCTGAAACAGCGTTTTAGTCCCGGTACTGCCTACTTCTCCATTTATCGTATATCTAAAACCGGCCAATTTCACCGTAACAAAAATATTGGCTTCACTTTTAAAATATTCTTCGAGTAGTTTTTTTTCAATTCGAACACGAATCTCTTCAAGGGTATACCCAATAACATTAATTTCTCCTAAAACCGGCATTCTGATATTACCATGATCGTCAACCGTAAATCCATTAAAATACAACCCTGATTCCGATTTTCCTGCTCCCGAAGTAGCACTATCCGTAGTATTAAAAATCGAAACTAACTTAGGATCTATTGCTTTTATATCAATACTCAAAACATCGTTTACCTGTAACCTGTAAGGCTTAGACTCCACAGCAGCAATATTATTCTGTTCTCCGGAGTTATTTTTATCCTGTAAATAAACCATATCTTTAACCGGAATACAAGATGTAAATAGTATGCTAATCAATAGCAGGATATAAAAGCCGTTTTTTGTCATTAGTGAAATTTTATCGCAAATATAGCTTTTCCTTTAATCTTCAGAAAATCTAAGCGTTATTTGGGTTTATTTAATTGTTTTTGAAAGTTTTTTCGAATGGAACCCGATGTAAAATACTTCGGCCAAGGGTAATTTCATCAGCATATTCCAATTCATCTCCCACCGAAATCCCTCTTGCAATTGTAGAAATTATGATTTCTGATTCCGCAATTTGTTTATAAATATAGAAATTAGTCGTATCGCCTTCCATTGTTGAGCTCAGCGCAAAGATGATCTCTACAACTTTTCCGGCTTTGACTTTTTCAACCAGACTTGAAATGTTCAACTGACTGGGACCAACTCCTTCAATTGGAGAAATTTTACCTCCCAGCACATGATAAATTCCTTTGTACTGACCTGTATTTTCAATCGCCATAACGTCACGAATATCCTCGACCACACAGATCGTTTGGTGATTACGTGATAAATTGGCACAAATTTCACAGACTTTTGTATCTGAAATATTATGACAATTTTCGCAAAATTTAATATTCTCACGCATATTCAATAGCGCCTGAGATAAAAAACCGGTCTGTTCTTTGGGCTGTTTTAACAAATGCAGCACTAATCGCAATGCCGTACGTTTGCCAATTCCAGGCAACTGAGACATTTCGCTAACTGCTTTTTCTATTAATTTTGATGAAAATTCCATGACGACAAAAGTAATACATTAATATTTCTTTTCAGATCCGATTGAAATTGAGTTTCCCTATTTTTTCGAGCTCAAAAACAAACGA harbors:
- a CDS encoding SDR family oxidoreductase, producing MDTSKQYTILITGGAGFIGSNLSEYFLGLGHKVICLDNFSTGHHHNLKNFISNSNFKLIEGDIRNSADCVLAVEGVDYVLHQAALGSVPRSINDPVTTNDVNVSGFLNMLVAARDAKVKRFIYAASSSTYGDSQGLPKVEEVIGNPLSPYAITKYVNELYAEIFSRTYGLETIGLRYFNVFGRKQDPNGAYAAVIPKFVMQLMKYESPVINGDGNYSRDFTYIDNVIQMNELAMTSQDPAAINTVYNTAFGDRNSLNDLIGYLKEYLSEFDSKIGEVEIVYGPNRAGDIPHSLASIDKARTVLGYDPKYSLQEGLKEAVSWYWNNLK
- a CDS encoding polysaccharide biosynthesis tyrosine autokinase; its protein translation is MLDIKDFSIFENHSNFDFKGFLLKIASYWKLFLVSLIIAFAIAYQVNIRKEKIYGMQTMVSIKEERNPFFTSNTSLVFNWGGVSDQVNGITTVIQSRSHNELVVDKLQFYIDYLVQGKYNLVDAYGAVPFYIKIDKTKAQLANTLIGIKFLSPNVYEIRIPFETNSASLINYSTKTYSNTAIQPKEYVRRCKTGEPVVLPFLNWNLQINDNPGLYTGNEYFVRFNDFDGTVSRYRGVSVDSDEKGGSILTLGMQGTNKARMVEYLNSTVKMLIKIQLDGKNQFATNTIRFIDSTLIAMETQLKQTGNELKSFRKDKNIYEIEGGGAKVSDKIMDFDVEKDQVTRKIAYYNSLKSYLNNSNDYSRLPAPTVAGIEDPNVVVNVSKLIALSTQRSEMAYAVKSDKIFKDFDSQMQAIKSVLLENIASAKGSLLTDLAMVNAKIGQAESTVKKLPEEQQELLKIQRKYDLSDNIYTEFLKKRNEAEIVKASNLSDIHFIDPAKDIGGGLIGPKTSVNYVLALFLGTLLPLLFVFGIFFVNNSIQNTEDVSKLTQIPLIGIIGVNKDSLNLAVFDKPKSALSEAFRAIRSSLQFLYKKQQVSGSKTLMITSSISGEGKTFCSINIATVFALSEKKTVILGLDLRKPRLADEFNLKNQIGVVNYLIKQNSLSEITNQTQIPNLDVILSGPIPPNPSELILSDAMRELILELKQKYDYIILDTPPVGLVSDALELAQFADVTLYIVRQNYTKKDMITLLNTRVKRGELNNASIVLNGYENKAKYGAAYGYGYGAYANGYHDEEVKVSLWSSILKKFNKK
- a CDS encoding polysaccharide biosynthesis/export family protein, giving the protein MTKNGFYILLLISILFTSCIPVKDMVYLQDKNNSGEQNNIAAVESKPYRLQVNDVLSIDIKAIDPKLVSIFNTTDSATSGAGKSESGLYFNGFTVDDHGNIRMPVLGEINVIGYTLEEIRVRIEKKLLEEYFKSEANIFVTVKLAGFRYTINGEVGSTGTKTLFQEHVNIMEAIANAGDISITGNRKAVTVIRQTPTGVQMQDIDLTDINVMKSPYFYLQPNDYIYVKPVKQKSWGTGKTGIESITTIITVLSLATTVYLLLKN
- the recR gene encoding recombination mediator RecR, coding for MEFSSKLIEKAVSEMSQLPGIGKRTALRLVLHLLKQPKEQTGFLSQALLNMRENIKFCENCHNISDTKVCEICANLSRNHQTICVVEDIRDVMAIENTGQYKGIYHVLGGKISPIEGVGPSQLNISSLVEKVKAGKVVEIIFALSSTMEGDTTNFYIYKQIAESEIIISTIARGISVGDELEYADEITLGRSILHRVPFEKTFKNN